Proteins encoded in a region of the Esox lucius isolate fEsoLuc1 chromosome 9, fEsoLuc1.pri, whole genome shotgun sequence genome:
- the nol11 gene encoding nucleolar protein 11-like, translated as MATLYEGFTLCGLLQTQNVSDSAIQGIELDGDSDHVVVTDTTRSVTLYKVSDQKPLGNWTVKQGQSLTCPAVYNNQTKEYVVVSDKRVIRVWRNEDLNLDKAFKATVSADVWRVHSALEGEPVVLFNRGAVRLLDALLSAPQQTIENVLSEEEIIRWSTNFVVEKQHFVLFTTEQKKMHFLYVQRLNPNTLHKYRLEREDSGAPPLSVSASLWDKRINLLYMYPNGCVYQSAVAVWGQAAALEDEEAPALPRTLLLRLPVGEGELGAASAVALDEAHVAVVGVPHPSAGTGKDFLCVWNTNFQTLQAGKEMAGRIYGQVWCYSGKLLVPHGKALSVIPYDCQKSSLASALGKLWKCGKEEPRSSVAVPSWNSLLYEEQPQGPARAVETRRSKLSRKSQSVLALTVDQVLELIKTGPVEEVQREVEALVSRGDAQDLQTSVGQLACQLVGRSQAESAFYTPGALAQLVHTQYLCHSVCPDLLLLALEHKDYFLCQLCLQLFPDIPEVVTCACLRAFISVLDGDVEMVSLEPDSVSFMEGLVAAGARGGQQNGFSPALYDEDSCDAHHQPRLHQDKTPAVQLEACPVGLHKAVLLNEVLQTPYSDSLLLPHLKDLNSQQVILFLQYLQFLYLKYSQDAYTQMPGLRSPTMTQIIDWVCLVLDAHFMVLVMAPDAKGLLKNLHFFVKSQVRLFSELGKIEDSFKELHRMKPSKDIGQYSIEVIELF; from the exons ATGGCTACGCTGTATGAGGGATTCACATTGTGCGGACTTTTACAAACTCAAAATGTTTCAGATTCGGCAATTCAGGGAATTGAATTGGATGGTgacagtgatcatgttgtagttACTGATACGACGAGATCTGTAACATTGTATAAG gtttcaGACCAGAAGCCTCTGGGGAACTGGACCGTGAAACAGGGACAGTCTCTTACTTGTCCGGCAGTGTACAACAACCAGACCAAGGAATACGTAGTTGTCTCAGATAAGAGG GTCATCCGGGTTTGGAGAAATGAAGACCTCAATTTAGATAAAGCATTTAAAGCAACT gtgtcagctgatgtgtgGAGGGTCCACTCGGCCCTGGAGGGGGAACCTGTGGTGCTGTTCAATAGAGGCGCTGTCAGACTACTGGACGCCCTCCTCTCCGCCCCCCAACAGACCATTGAGAATGTCCTGTCAGAGGAGGAAATCATAAG GTGGAGCACCAACTTCGTGGTTGAGAAACAACACTTTGTCCTCTTCACGACAGAGCAG AAAAAGATGCACTTCCTATATGTGCAGAGGCTGAATCCCAACACTCTCCACAAGTACAGACTGGAGAGGGAAGACTCTGGGGCTCCCCCTTTgagtgtctctgcctctctctgggACAAACGCATCAACCTTCTCTATATGT ACCCCAACGGCTGTGTCTACCAAAGTGCGGTGGCGGTGTGGGGGCAGGCGGCCGCGTTGGAAGATGAGGAGGCTCCGGCCCTGCCGCGTACCCTTCTCCTGAGGCTTccggtgggggagggggagctGGGTGCCGCGTCGGCCGTGGCTCTGGACGAAGCCCACGTGGCGGTGGTGGGTGTGCCCCACCCCTCCGCTGGAACGGGCAAAG ACTTCCTCTGTGTCTGGAATACTAACTTCCAGACTCTCCAGGCTGGCAAGGAGATGGCAGGGAGAATCTATGGACAG GTCTGGTGTTACTCTGGGAAGCTGTTAGTTCCTCATGGGAAAGCCCTCTCCGTCATACCGTACGACTGTCAGAAGTCTTCCCTGGCCTCTGCTCTGGGGAAGCTTTGGAAATGTGGGAAGGAAG AGCCCAGGTCGTCCGTGGCCGTGCCCTCTTGGAACAGCTTACTGTATGAGGAGCAGCCGCAGGGACCTGCCAGGGCAGTGGAGACCAGGAGGAGC AAGCTGAGTCGGAAGAGCCAGTCGGTACTCGCCCTCACGGTGGATCAGGTTCTGGAGCTCATCAAG ACTGGTCCTGTTGAGGAAGtccagagggaggtggaggccCTGGTCTCCAGAGGTGATGCCCAGGACCTCCAGACCTCGGTGGGCCAGCTGGCCTGTCAGCTGGTTGGTCGGAGCCAGGCTGAGTCGGCCTTCTACACCCCTGGCGCTCTGGCACAGCTGGTACACACACAGTACCTTTGCCACAG TGTGTGTCCCGACCTCCTACTGCTGGCCCTAGAGCACAAGGACTACTTCCTGTGTCAGCTGTGCCTGCAGCTCTTCCCAGACATCCCAGAAGTGGTCACATGTGCCTGCCTTAGGGCCTTCATCAG TGTCCTGGACGGCGACGTGGAGATGGTCAGCCTGGAGCCAGACAGCGTGTCCTTCATGGAGGGTCTGGTGGCGGCGGGCGCTAGGGGGGGCCAGCAGAACGGCTTCAGCCCTGCCCTGTATGATGAGGACAGCTGCGACGCCCACCACCAGCCCAGACTGCACCAGGACAAGACCCCCGCGGTCCAGCTGGAGGCCTGCCCCGTGGGCCTACACAAAGCTGTGCTCCT AAATGAGGTGCTGCAGACGCCATACAGTGACAGCTTGCTGCTCCCCCACCTGAAGGACCTCAACTCCCAGCAGGTCATA CTCTTTCTTCAGTACCTACAGTTcctttatttgaaatattcCCAAGATGCTTACACACAAATGCCCGGTTTGAGATCACCAACAATGACACAG ATCATTGATTGGGTATGCTTAGTTTTGGATGCTCATTTTATGGTCCTGGTCATGGCTCCAGATGCTAAAGGATTGCTAAAAAATCTCCATTTCTTTGTCAAATCCCAG GTGAGACTTTTCTCTGAACTAGGGAAGATCGAGGACAGTTTTAAAGAGCTCCACAGAATGAAACCATCAAAAGACATCGGCCAGTACTCAATCGAAGTCATTGAGCTATTTTAG